One Paraburkholderia kururiensis DNA window includes the following coding sequences:
- the tuf gene encoding elongation factor Tu, producing the protein MAKGKFERTKPHVNVGTIGHVDHGKTTLTAAIATVLSAKFGGEAKKYDEIDAAPEEKARGITINTAHIEYETANRHYAHVDCPGHADYVKNMITGAAQMDGAILVCSAADGPMPQTREHILLARQVGVPYIIVFLNKCDMVDDAELLELVEMEVRELLSKYDFPGDDTPIIKGSAKLALEGDKGELGEVAIMNLADALDTYIPTPERAVDGAFLMPVEDVFSISGRGTVVTGRVERGVIKVGEEIEIVGIKPTVKTTCTGVEMFRKLLDQGQAGDNVGILLRGTKREEVERGQVLAKPGSITPHTHFTAEVYVLSKDEGGRHTPFFNNYRPQFYFRTTDVTGSIELPKDKEMVMPGDNVSITVKLIAPIAMEEGLRFAIREGGRTVGAGVVAKIIE; encoded by the coding sequence ATGGCTAAGGGTAAATTTGAGCGGACCAAGCCGCACGTGAACGTGGGCACGATCGGTCACGTTGACCACGGCAAGACCACGCTGACGGCGGCGATTGCGACGGTTCTGTCGGCGAAGTTCGGCGGTGAGGCGAAGAAGTACGACGAGATCGACGCGGCGCCGGAAGAAAAGGCCCGCGGCATCACGATCAACACGGCGCACATCGAGTACGAAACGGCCAACCGCCACTACGCACACGTTGACTGCCCGGGTCACGCGGACTACGTGAAGAACATGATCACGGGTGCGGCGCAGATGGACGGCGCGATCCTGGTGTGCTCGGCCGCGGACGGCCCGATGCCGCAGACGCGCGAGCACATCCTGCTGGCGCGCCAGGTGGGCGTGCCGTACATCATCGTGTTCCTGAACAAGTGCGACATGGTGGACGACGCCGAGCTGCTCGAGCTGGTGGAAATGGAAGTGCGCGAGCTGCTGTCGAAGTACGACTTCCCGGGCGACGACACGCCGATCATCAAGGGTTCGGCCAAGCTGGCGCTGGAAGGCGACAAGGGCGAGCTGGGTGAAGTGGCGATCATGAACCTGGCCGACGCGCTGGACACGTACATCCCGACGCCGGAGCGCGCGGTGGACGGCGCGTTCCTGATGCCGGTGGAAGACGTGTTCTCGATCTCGGGCCGCGGTACGGTGGTGACGGGCCGCGTCGAACGTGGCGTGATCAAGGTCGGCGAGGAAATCGAGATCGTCGGTATCAAGCCGACGGTGAAGACGACGTGCACGGGCGTGGAAATGTTCCGCAAGCTGCTGGACCAGGGCCAGGCGGGCGACAACGTCGGTATCCTGCTGCGCGGCACGAAGCGCGAGGAAGTGGAGCGTGGCCAGGTGCTGGCCAAGCCGGGTTCGATCACGCCGCACACGCACTTCACGGCTGAGGTGTATGTGCTGAGCAAGGACGAAGGCGGCCGCCACACGCCGTTCTTCAACAACTACCGTCCGCAGTTCTACTTCCGTACGACGGACGTGACGGGCTCGATCGAGCTGCCGAAGGACAAGGAAATGGTGATGCCGGGCGACAACGTGTCGATCACGGTGAAGCTGATTGCACCGATCGCGATGGAAGAAGGCCTGCGCTTCGCCATCCGTGAAGGTGGCCGTACCGTCGGCGCCGGTGTCGTCGCCAAGATCATCGAGTAA
- the nusG gene encoding transcription termination/antitermination protein NusG, translating to MSDTPASPSGKRWYVVHAYSGMEKSVQRALQERIERAGMQDKFGQILVPTEEVVEVKGGHKSVTERRFFPGYVLVEMEMTDETWHLVKNTAKVTGFVGGARNRPSPISPREVEKIMSQMQEGVEKPRPKTLFEVGEMVRVKDGPFTDFNGSVEEVNYEKSRVRVSVTIFGRATPVELEFGQVEKL from the coding sequence ATGAGCGATACTCCGGCATCCCCGAGCGGAAAGCGTTGGTACGTCGTGCACGCCTACTCCGGCATGGAGAAGAGCGTGCAACGTGCGCTTCAGGAGCGCATTGAGCGCGCCGGCATGCAAGACAAGTTTGGTCAGATTCTCGTTCCGACCGAAGAAGTGGTTGAAGTGAAAGGCGGTCACAAGTCTGTGACCGAGCGTCGTTTCTTCCCGGGCTACGTGCTCGTCGAGATGGAAATGACCGACGAGACGTGGCATCTCGTGAAGAATACTGCCAAGGTGACCGGGTTCGTGGGTGGTGCGCGTAACCGGCCCAGCCCGATTTCGCCGCGCGAAGTCGAAAAGATCATGTCGCAGATGCAGGAAGGCGTGGAAAAGCCGCGTCCGAAGACCCTGTTCGAAGTTGGCGAGATGGTGCGGGTGAAAGATGGTCCGTTTACGGACTTCAACGGTAGCGTCGAAGAAGTCAATTACGAAAAGTCGCGCGTCCGGGTTTCTGTCACTATTTTTGGCCGCGCAACGCCGGTTGAACTCGAGTTCGGCCAGGTCGAGAAGCTTTAA
- the rplK gene encoding 50S ribosomal protein L11, giving the protein MAKKIIGFIKLQIPAGKANPSPPVGPALGQRGLNIMEFCKAFNAQTQSMEPGLPVPVVITAFADKSFTFVLKTPPATVLIKKAAKIDKGSSKPHTDKVGSITRAQAEEIAKTKMPDLTAADMDAAVRTIAGSARSMGITVEGV; this is encoded by the coding sequence ATGGCAAAGAAAATTATCGGCTTTATCAAGCTGCAGATTCCTGCGGGTAAAGCCAATCCGTCGCCCCCCGTCGGTCCGGCGCTGGGTCAGCGCGGCCTGAACATCATGGAGTTCTGCAAGGCGTTCAACGCGCAGACGCAGTCCATGGAGCCGGGCCTGCCCGTCCCGGTGGTCATCACCGCATTCGCCGACAAGAGCTTCACGTTTGTCCTGAAGACGCCGCCGGCAACGGTTCTGATCAAGAAGGCCGCGAAGATCGACAAGGGCTCGAGCAAGCCGCACACCGACAAGGTCGGTTCGATCACGCGCGCTCAGGCCGAAGAGATCGCCAAGACCAAGATGCCGGACCTTACGGCAGCTGATATGGACGCAGCGGTTCGCACGATCGCTGGCAGCGCCCGCTCGATGGGCATCACCGTGGAGGGCGTGTAA
- the secE gene encoding preprotein translocase subunit SecE: MANPSVETVNTSGDKLLLVAGVLLVVAGFVGFFWLGSQEWYVRGAALAVGVVAGVVVGLLSAPGKGFIAFGKDSYREVRKVVWPTRKEATQTTLVVFGFVLVMAVLLWISDKSIEWVIFSVILGWK; encoded by the coding sequence ATGGCGAATCCTTCCGTCGAAACTGTAAATACATCCGGTGACAAGCTGTTGCTCGTCGCGGGCGTATTGTTGGTGGTGGCCGGGTTCGTGGGCTTTTTCTGGCTCGGTAGCCAAGAATGGTATGTTCGCGGCGCCGCGCTGGCGGTTGGCGTGGTCGCAGGTGTGGTGGTCGGTTTGCTCTCGGCGCCCGGTAAGGGCTTTATCGCATTCGGCAAGGATTCGTACCGGGAAGTTCGCAAGGTTGTCTGGCCTACCCGTAAGGAAGCCACGCAAACCACGCTGGTGGTTTTCGGCTTCGTGCTGGTCATGGCCGTGCTCCTCTGGATCAGCGATAAGTCCATCGAATGGGTGATTTTCTCGGTGATTCTGGGTTGGAAATGA